In bacterium, one genomic interval encodes:
- the uppS gene encoding polyprenyl diphosphate synthase, whose product MNLPNHIVVVPDGNRRWAKKRGWPSFFGHREGAKTTGKILEAALDLKIPYFTFWGTSLDNVTKRPSSEVKFLLNLFERDFKKLIKDKKIYQNGVKVNVFGRWEKLFPEKTKKAIKEAIEKTKNHKNCQLTFLLAYSGVDEMASAIQRIAKIKNQNAKIKIDEKLIKNNLWTKDLPAVDLMIRTGGERQGWSHFSSGLMMWDMADAQFYFTKNLFPDFSVAEFKKVIAQYSQTKRKMGA is encoded by the coding sequence ATGAATTTACCAAATCACATTGTCGTGGTTCCCGATGGTAATCGGCGTTGGGCAAAAAAGAGGGGATGGCCTTCCTTTTTTGGCCATCGCGAAGGGGCTAAAACAACCGGAAAAATTTTAGAAGCCGCTCTTGACTTGAAAATTCCGTATTTTACTTTTTGGGGGACTTCGCTGGATAATGTTACCAAAAGGCCGTCGTCGGAAGTTAAATTTCTGCTGAATCTTTTTGAACGGGATTTTAAAAAACTGATTAAAGATAAAAAAATTTATCAAAATGGCGTGAAGGTTAATGTTTTTGGCCGCTGGGAGAAACTATTTCCTGAAAAAACCAAAAAGGCCATAAAAGAGGCAATTGAAAAAACTAAAAATCATAAAAACTGTCAACTGACTTTTTTACTGGCTTATAGCGGCGTTGACGAAATGGCAAGCGCAATCCAGAGGATTGCTAAAATAAAAAATCAAAATGCAAAAATCAAAATTGATGAGAAATTGATTAAAAACAATCTTTGGACAAAGGATTTACCGGCCGTTGATTTAATGATTCGCACCGGCGGTGAAAGGCAAGGGTGGTCGCATTTTTCCAGCGGTTTGATGATGTGGGACATGGCCGACGCGCAATTTTATTTCACCAAAAATCTTTTTCCGGATTTCTCGGTGGCGGAATTTAAAAAAGTTATAGCGCAATACAGCCAAACCAAGAGGAAAATGGGAGCATAA